From one Anopheles cruzii chromosome 3, idAnoCruzAS_RS32_06, whole genome shotgun sequence genomic stretch:
- the LOC128269688 gene encoding uncharacterized protein LOC128269688, whose amino-acid sequence MTDLSCQNGGSTSSIYDYPEHLNPFYEDENHKRLRFWNPKPAAHGRSQRRGSLSSLRDGLRELWLYSSVRFGKKRSSTLGINKTSESPPPLRRDAYETDTYATIASSSAAGYRNTVNVVPGRETVRESQSYTTTPLFVRHSRYRTSLQDRPKENDGIGFTRNDQYRSTIQNGFSTYSTGMVTSTPRKKRVAPALPYGTTPRVPQQHHSNPFDDEMDYETDTMSTISMDDSASYSETLRSRKTGTKTRTKRRAPPPPPVTVSPSYHPHAIDVSTPEDTQNEDLRNLTAEIESFVRITTTAGGANGSSSESQTTNATVVQTNGGPSRCDLNNNNAQPTEIPTTVSTIESELVVQEAQTAPVPVNVPKETNVSTSADATETIVVTSTEITGNGGQVKAIEPVPSEAPQRAAPSTAVISSMEIETVVESNANRLSPTPVPRKKSEKTDKPIKAEITATEPPAQPTNPVATREVEIDFEQLALPATPVPTRRSNRERYMAQQVTRVAEKPVVPKPILPPPTGDDDEEGPTTTIIVDNLHYKLKVAPIHTEIDTKIESARMKISESTGNITTAVSENGTTERRRSVRDIIESINKSQSMLKFSHDQSSNSLHSTQSTDSMVRNIRELNEREKEIQTLLHDIDSSYGAAGYPQITQAGTSQDEGASQYRVLTIPTGRGSYYDNLTDDNLNANLDDRNNAYGAAGGRVKKSPTKTLTLGEANEDHQFQDCINWNPVPKPRRTHALSEGIPTVGSERSSRTVTNAS is encoded by the exons ATGACCGATCTGTCGTGCCAGAATGGTGGCTCGACGAGCAGCATCTACGACTACCCGGAGCATCTGAATCCGTTCTACGAGGACGAGAACCACAAGCGGCTACGCTTCTGGAACCCCAAGCCGGCGGCCCACGGCCGGTCTCAGCGCCGCGGTAGCCTGTCGAGCTTGCGCGACGGACTTCGCGAGCTGTG GCTATACTCATCGGTACGCTTCGGCAAGAAGCGCTCATCGACGCTGGGGATCAACAAAACGTCCGAGAGTCCACCGCCACTGCGAAGGGATGCTTACGAGACTGATACGTACGCGACCATCGCAAGTAGCAGTGCCGCCGGCTACCGGAACACCGTCAATGTTGTGCCCGGGCGCGAGACGGTGCGTGAAAGCCAGTcgtacaccaccaccccgctATTTGTGCGTCACTCCCGGTACCGTACTTCGCTTCAAGATCGCCCAAAG GAGAACGACGGAATTGGATTCACGCGAAACGACCAATACCGCAGCACCATCCAAAACGGGTTCTCAACGTACAGTACCGGAATGGTGACATCTACTCCTCGAAAAAAGAGAGTAGCCCCGGCCCTACCTTACGG CACCACGCCACGTgtaccgcagcagcaccacagcAATCCGTTCGATGACGAAATGGACTACGAAACAGATACGATGTCCACGATCAGCATGGATGACAGCGCTTCCTACAGTGAAACCTTGAGATCGCGCAAAACTGGCACTAAAACACGCACCAAGCGAAGggctccgccaccgccgcccgtcACCGTG TCCCCATCGTACCATCCACACGCGATTGACGTTTCTACGCCGGAGGACACTCAAAACGAGGACCTACGGAATCTGACGGCCGAGATTGAAAGTTTCGTCCGGATAACCACCACGGCCGGCGGTGCTAACGGTTCCAGCAGTGAGTCGCAaaccaccaacgccaccgttGTGCAGACAAACGGTGGTCCGTCGAGGTGCGAtttaaacaataataatgccCAACCGACGGAAATTCCGACGACCGTGTCGACGATCGAGAGCGAATTGGTGGTACAGGAAGCTCAAACAGCTCCAGTTCCTGTTAATGTTCCTAAGGAAACGAACGTATCGACATCGGCAGATGCGACC GAAACGATCGTCGTGACATCAACAGAGATTACGGGAAACGGTGGCCAAGTGAAGGCAATAGAACCTGTGCCATCAGAAGCACCCCAGCGGGCTGCACCTTCTACGGCCGTGATCAGCAGCATGGAGATTGAAACGGTGGTTGAATCAAATGCGAACCGTCTAAGCCCAACACCTGTGCCGAGGAAGAAGTCGGAGAAAACGGACAAACCGATAAAAGCGGAAATAACAGCAACTGAACCACCAGCCCAACCAACGAATCCTGTTGCCACGCGCGAAGTTGAGATCGATTTTGAACAGCTAGCCCTTCCGGCCACTCCCGTCCCAACGAGACGATCGAACCGTGAAAGGTACATGGCGCAGCAGGTTACTAGGGTGGCGGAAAAGCCGGTTGTACCGAAGCCAATCTTGCCACCGCCGACaggcgatgacgacgaagagggcccgacgacgacgatcattGTGGACAATTTGCACTACAAACTGAAGGTGGCACCGATCCACACGGAGATTGACACAAAGATCGAGTCCGCCCGGATGAAGATCAGCGAATCGACGGGGAATATTACAACGGCCGTAAGCGAAAACGGGACAACCGAGCGGCGACGCTCAGTCCGGGACATCATCGAGTCGATCAACAAGAGTCAGAGCATGCTGAAGTTCAGCCACGATCAGTCCAGCAACAGCCTGCACTCCACCCAGTCTACCGACAGTATGGTACGCAACATCCGCGAACTGAACGAGCGGGAAAAGGAGATACAAACCCTGCTGCATGATATAGATAGCTCGTACGGTGCGGCTGGTTACCCACAGATCACGCAGGCCGGTACGTCTCAGGACGAGGGAGCGTCCCAGTATCGGGTGCTCACCATTCCGACTGGCCGGGGATCGTACTACGACAATTTGACGGACGATAATCTGAATGCGAACCTCGATGACAGGAACAATGCGTACGgggcggccggtggtcggGTGAAAAAGAGTCCCACCAAAACTCTGACCCTTggcgaagcgaacgaagaTCACCAGTTCCAGGACTGCATAAACTGGAATCCTGTACCTAAACCGAGGCGCACTCATGCGCTGTCGGAGGGCATACCAACGGTGGGTAGTGAACGGTCGTCCCGGACCGTAACCAACGCGTCATAG
- the LOC128272672 gene encoding tubulin-folding cofactor B produces the protein MTNIGNGGETSDSVTINISNSHNDAISFERKYSRSQTVNEFKVKLEPITGGSAGTMQLELYSGDRLVCKLDSDSRLLGSYPVEDGMRVHVIDHFQFVQENVAKFELSTEEYDKKSDSVRSFLRKNKLGKYNEAEMAKLEEDRKRQEAEDQKKIDETAVGARCRVTTKGHPTRLGTVLYKGELEGKPGLFFGVKFDEPLGVNDGSVNGKRYFDCPPKYGSFVTLKAVEVGDFPPEEFSLDDEL, from the coding sequence ATGACGAATATCGGCAACGGCGGAGAGACCTCCGATTCGGTCACTATCAACATTTCCAATTCGCACAACGATGCCATTTCGTTCGAACGCAAGTACAGCCGCTCGCAGACGGTAAACGAGTTTAAAGTGAAGCTGGAACCGATCACCGGCGGATCTGCCGGAACGATGCAGCTGGAGCTGTACAGTGGGGATCGGTTGGTGTGTAAGCTGGACAGCGACAGCCGACTGCTCGGATCGTACCCGGTCGAAGACGGCATGAGGGTACACGTGATCGACCACTTCCAGTTCGTCCAGGAGAACGTGGCCAAGTTTGAGCTCAGCACGGAGGAGTACGACAAGAAGTCGGACAGTGTTCGGAGCTTCCTGCGGAAGAACAAGCTCGGCAAGTACAACGAGGCGGAGATGGCCAAACTGGAGGAGGATCGCAAGCGCCAGGAAGCGGAAGACCAGAAGAAGATCGACGAAACCGCGGTCGGTGCAAGGTGCCGGGTCACCACCAAGGGGCACCCCACCCGGCTGGGAACGGTCCTGTACAAGGGGGAACTCGAGGGTAAGCCAGGACTTTTCTTCGGCGTAAAATTCGACGAACCGCTCGGAGTGAACGATGGCAGCGTCAACGGGAAACGATATTTCGACTGTCCGCCCAAATATGGTAGCTTCGTAACGCTGAAAGCGGTCGAGGTGGGCGATTTTCCTCCGGAAGAGTTCTCGCTGGACGATGAGCTGTGA
- the LOC128272547 gene encoding HEAT repeat-containing protein 3 translates to MGKARKPKLHRNQANPTGLMDVSALIERGLAADEEEKSGTPIEAIVEQLESSVTEEKLCGLQSLATICQGEVNLAEVVENNLIRICSALLVDSDQSVRHATAGALRNLSTLSVELCEFMVDQDVLTPLLALLHRYTGGSQWTPKFDSNMQNQMDEHADTFLQAVNLLWNLCESTTDALNALNQTQVLERFVAFLDHTVYGHEITIAVAQCLLVVSEDNTTCWQVLANHGSELSSLLVLEGLDNAAILLRTVAAGIICNVPALLSSHLGPILLAVSKTLEPNHRTALGNMTSMLPLLPSRDVVDLEVMDDMPIEEETEAQSHQRRRKADLPSEGEQEVRSVGWLLQAQRIAAEIMTNICSTDDDDGDEDGQREGSDNENNGSDAESVCDYDAANELNGSVENTDKVPVEVLEAIRSLGLVEKLWQKAQPVPENVQQILMESERGTQKKLDSLRISAMLCLHNLCNNVTTDDLGGPAAVYSVWIDLGQQVFQGQHNVKLLEASTSLMRATLEHLRPNPELFHQMTETDLQLMLNGVVGCEDAEIRANWLRMLGILGCLLPEKLVKTIIDFVLNTCATEDDVWVLAEALDSLMDVFADNDWYAIVHELGMVAKCKQLDRAMRDKLRRNKRQLGDRYPAVTTVRTNLGRFCKYLETEMKKYKPQLEA, encoded by the exons ATGGGTAAGGCCAGAAAGCCAAAGCTACACCGAAATCAAGCCAACCCCACGGGGCTGATGGACGTGAGTGCGCTCATCGAACGTGGGCTAGCGGCCGACGAAGAGGAAAAATCTGGTACTCCGATCGAGGCGATCGTCGAGCAGCTGGAGTCGTCGGTAACGGAAGAAAAGCTGTGCGGCCTGCAATCGCTTGCCACGATCTGCCAGGGGGAGGTAAATTTGGCCGAAGTGGTAGAGAACAACCTGATACGTATCTGTTCGGCACTGCTGGTCGATTCGGACCAGAGTGTCCGGCATGCGACCGCCGGAGCACTGCGGAACCTGTCTACCCTCAGTGTGGAACTGTGCGAGTTTATGGTCGATCAGGACGTACTTACTCCGCTGCTTGCCCTGCTGCACCGGTACACTGGCGGATCGCAATGGACTCCTAAATTCGATTCGAACATGCAAAACCAAATGGACGAACACGCGGACACGTTCCTGCAGGCGGTCAACTTGTTGTGGAATCTTTGCGAAAGCACAACCGACGCGTTGAACGCACTCAACCAAACACAGGTGCTGGAACGCTTCGTTGCCTTCCTTGACCACACTGTTTACGGCCACGAAATCA CGATCGCCGTAGCACAATGTTTGCTAGTCGTGTCGGAAGACAACACAACCTGCTGGCAAGTACTGGCGAACCATGGGTCGGAACTTTCTTCGCTGCTCGTCCTGGAAGGGTTAGACAATGCAGCGATCCTTCTTCGTACGGTTGCTGCCGGCATCATTTGCAATGTGCCCGCTCTACTGAGCAGTCATTTGGGCCCGATTTTGCTTGCCGTCTCTAAGACACTCGAGCCGAACCATCGGACGGCGCTGGGTAATATGACCAGTATGTTGCCTCTGCTTCCGTCCAGAGACGTGGTTGACCTGGAGGTGATGGACGACATGCCGATcgaagaagaaaccgaagCCCAATCACATCAGCGACGCCGCAAGGCTGATCTCCCGTCGGAGGGAGAGCAGGAAGTGCGTAGCGTTGGCTGGTTGCTGCAGGCACAAAGAATAGCGGCCGAAATAATGACCAACATTTGCtcgaccgatgacgatgacggcgatgagGATGGACAGCGAGAGGGTAGTGACAACGAGAATAACGGGTCCGATGCGGAGAGTGTGTGCGATTATGATGCAGCAAATGAGCTGAACGGGAGCGTAGAAAACACTGACAAAGTTCCGGTCGAAGTGCTGGAAGCTATCCGATCGCTGGGGCTGGTAGAAAAGCTGTGGCAAAAGGCTCAACCAGTGCCAGAGAACGTGCAACAGATTTTGATGGAGTCGGAGCGTGGCACACAGAAAAAGCTGGACTCGTTGCGTATATCGGCCATGCTGTGTTTGCACAATCTGTGCAACAACGTCACGACGGATGATCTGGGTGGCCCGGCTGCCGTTTACAGTGTGTGGATTGATCTGGGCCAGCAAGTGTTTCAGGGACAGCACAATGTGAAGCTGCTGGAGGCCTCCACTTCGCTGATGCGCGCCACGCTGGAACATCTCCGCCCGAACCCGGAACTTTTCCATCAGATGACGGAAACGGATCTACAGTTGATGCTAAACGGTGTGGTTGGCTGCGAGGACGCGGAAATACGTGCGAACTGGCTACGAATGCTGGGCATTCTGGGTTGCCTACTGCCGGAAAAGCTGGTAAAAACGATCATTGATTTTGTGCTCAATACCTGTGCCACCGAGGACGACGTGTGGGTGCTGGCCGAAGCACTGGACTCGCTCATGGATGTATTCGCCGACAACGATTGGTATGCGATCGTGCACGAGCTGGGAATGGTAGCGAAGTGCAAGCAGCTCGATCGCGCTATGCGAGACAAGTTGAGGCGCAACAAGCGACAGCTGGGCGATCGGTATCcggcggtgacgacggtgcGCACGAATTTGGGGCGGTTTTGTAAATATCTCGAGACGGAGatgaaaaaatacaaaccGCAATTGGAGGCGTAA
- the LOC128275592 gene encoding carbonic anhydrase 2, which yields MSVTWGYTQQNGPQKWPEMFPQARGQRQSPVDIVTSKTQHSGDLQQLPLRWKYVPENTRSLVNPGYCWRVDVNGKGSLLTGGPLHGEQFVLEQFHCHWGCSDSRGSEHTVDGESFAGELHLVHWNQSKYKSFAEAAGHPDGLAVLGVFLKVGKPHPELDIIARLLPFITHKGDRVTLTQPLDPARLLPQGKAYWTYLGSLTTPPCSESVTWILFKEPIEVSNEQLELFREMRCYDAGEECPCDATINKQFDYGKVINNFRPPLELGNRPLREVGSH from the exons ATGTCCGTCACCTGGGGCTACACTCAGCAGAATG GACCGCAGAAATGGCCGGAAATGTTCCCGCAGGCTCGGGGCCAGCGCCAATCGCCGGTCGATATTGTCACCTCCAAAACGCAGCATTCCGGCGATCTGCAACAGCTTCCGTTGCGGTGGAAGTATGTCCCGGAGAACACGCGCAGTCTGGTGAATCCCGGATACTGCTGGCGGGTGGACGTCAACGGCAAGGGCTCACTACTGACCGGAGGGCCCCTGCACGGCGAGCAGTTCGTACTGGAGCAGTTCCACTGCCACTGGGGCTGCTCGGATTCGCGCGGTTCCGAGCACACCGTCGACGGGGAATCGTTCGCCGGTGAGCTGCATCTGGTCCACTGGAACCAGAGCAAGTACAAAAGCTTCGCCGAGGCCGCTGGCCACCCGGACGGATTGGCCGTGTTGGGCGTGTTTCTGAAG GTTGGCAAGCCACATCCGGAGCTGGACATCATCGCGCGTCTGCTTCCGTTCATCACCCACAAGGGCGATCGC GTGACTCTAACCCAACCACTCGACCCGGCCCGTCTGCTGCCGCAGGGTAAGGCTTACTGGACATACCTGGGATCGCTGACTACGCCACCGTGCTCGGAATCGGTCACCTGGATTCTGTTCAAGGAACCGATCGAAGTTTCGAACGAGCAGTTGGAGCTGTTCCGCGAGATGCGATGCTACGACGCTGGCGAAGAGTGCCCATGCGACGCCACCATCAACAAGCAGTTCGATTACGGAAAGGTGATCAACAATTTCCGTCCCCCACTGGAGCTCGGCAATCGGCCACTGCGTGAAGTGGGCAGCCATTAA
- the LOC128271049 gene encoding A disintegrin and metalloproteinase with thrombospondin motifs adt-2-like — translation MICCRYTIEGLFLLSALVLGYGIRQHSGDRHEDFDTESDTDSELVDLEVHPNGSAFDLSFRFRDNPIVLRLKPNQVLTKPESIFVGAGRATKMLTGWERDSEHFVHSDGNFTAAVSRDAGDRFTGVIFHNMGPLEILPWDGVSRTESLAAKSFRQPHLIRRLKLQKTPDVSYEIVRRRAQSEIHLLGDTLGQKNYSSNELEVIELVRDVRNRSALLRHGTPTVELAVFFDEAAYRTFAPYFKHSDGALKDFLLAYINGIQALYQHPSLGIGIDVVLVYLEVMHSQPAAMPHYNGERSLLLDSFCTYQNTLNRGRWDMALYLTGLDIYAVENGRRNGATMGLATVGGVCLSEYACVIAEFGARNVFGKPYPSSGFTSIFIAAHEIGHNLGMHHDSVGNGCAKEGFVMSPSRGTQGETTWSSCSADVIAQLNWAACLFESNSKAAPEYDTSKYYGHPGQVWTAKKQCEVLLTDADAILASSDLLAICQNTRCRTPHRTGFYFAGPALEGTDCGDSKWCKGGQCVKQKKKPANAVPGGWSEWNDEDCNSGCLQQSKGFRQRTRRCDNPPPINTDQGCEGAAFDVAVCDDRPVCGVNREPVPFYASRRCREFSKLLSRLDPIGRGIQGPYDSKRLWMSCAIYCKRADSDAYYAPRFDLNDLGVDSYFPDGTLCYQDAGTNYYCQQHHCLPENFKTSKISIWTITEDIPVAGNALPMSSHFFDSAVLNYLSLDRNNVPLTGSWGLQKEQLPKDDQWVDRDYLDLTDDFRADRRNQSQQEPT, via the exons ATGATCTGCTGTCGATACACCATCGAAGGATTGTTCTTGCTGTCCGCACTGGTGCTCGGCTATGGCATCCGTCAACACTCCGGCGATCGGCACGAGGATTTTGACACTGAAAGTGACACTGATTCGGAGCTGGTGGACCTCGAAGTGCACCCGAACGGAAGTGCGTTCGATCTgagtttccggttccgcgaCAATCCGATCGTGCTGcggctgaaaccgaaccaagTGCTCACCAAACCGGAATCGATCTTCGTTGGTGCGGGTCGTGCCACGAAAATGTTGACCGGTTGGGAGCGTGACAGTGAGCATTTCGTGCACAGTGATGGAAACTTCACGGCGGCCGTTTCGCGCGATGCTGGCGATAGATTT ACTGGCGTTATTTTCCACAATATGGGGCCGTTGGAGATACTTCCTTGGGACGGTGTTTCCAGGACCGAGTCACTCGCTGCCAAATCCTTCCGACAGCCGCATTTGATCAGGAGACTAAAACTACAGAAAACACCCGACGTGTCGTATGAGATCGTTCGACGAAGGGCGCAATCCGAGATTCACCTGCTCGGGGACACGCTCGGGCAGAAAAACTATTCCTCCAACGAGTTAGAAGTGATCGAGCTCGTCAGGGATGTTCGGAATCGGAGCGCCTTACTCCGTCACGGAACACCAACCGTAGAGTTGGCCGTGTTCTTCGATGAGGCTGCCTACCGGACCTTCGCTCCGTACTTCAAGCACAGCGATGGCGCACTGAAGGACTTTCTGCTTGCCTACATCAACGGTATTCAAGCGCTGTACCAGCATCCATCACTCGGGATAGGCATCGACGTTGTGCTGGTTTATCTGGAAGTAATGCacagccagccggcggccaTGCCACACTATAATGGCGAGCGAAGCCTGCTGCTAGACTCATTTTGCACCTACCAAAACACGCTCAACCGGGGCCGCTGGGATATGGCTTTGTATCTCACCGGATTGGACATCTACGCCGTGGAGAACGGCCGTCGAAACGGAGCGACGATGGGTTTGGCGACGGTTGGCGGAGTCTGCTTGAGCGAGTATGCCTGCGTGATCGCGGAGTTTGGTGCCCGGAATGTGTTTGGCAAACCGTATCCTTCGTCGGGCTTCACTTCCATCTTCATAGCGGCCCACGAAATTGGGCACAA TTTAGGAATGCATCACGACTCAGTCGGCAACGGATGCGCCAAGGAAGGGTTCGTGATGTCCCCGTCTAGGGGAACGCAGGGCGAAACCACGTGGTCCAGCTGCAGTGCCGATGTGATCGCTCAGTTAAA TTGGGCCGCTTGCCTGTTTGAAAGCAACTCGAAGGCTGCACCCGAGTACGATACCTCGAAATACTACGGTCATCCGGGGCAGGTGTGGACCGCTAAGAAGCAGTGCGAAGTGTTGCTTAC GGATGCAGATGCAATTCTGGCGTCGTCGGATCTTCTGGCGATTTGTCAAAATACACGATGCCGTACACCTCACCGAACTGGCTTCTACTTTGCAGGACCCGCCCTGGAAGGCACAGACTGTGGTGACAGTAAG TGGTGCAAGGGTGGCCAGTGTgtgaagcagaagaaaaaaccagCAAATGCGGTTCCCGGCGGTTGGAGCGAATGGAACGACGAGGACTGCAATTCGGGTTGCCTGCAGCAGTCGAAGGGGTTCAGACAGCGAACGCGACGCTGCGATAATCCTCCGCCGATCAACACCGATCAAGGCTGCGAAGGAGCTGCATTCGACGTCGCAGTTTGCGACGATCGACCGGTGTGTGGCGTAAATCGAGAACCGGTTCCGTTCTACGCCAGTCGGCGGTGCCGGGAGTTTAGCAAACTGTTGTCCCGGTTGGATCCGATTGGTCGCGGTATACAGGGCCCATACGATTCGAAGCGGCTGTGGATGAGTTGCGCAATTTACTGTAAACGGGCCGACAGCGACGCTTACTACGCGCCCCGCTTTGACCTGAACGACCTGGGGGTCGATTCGTACTTTCCCGATGGGACCCTCTGCTACCAGGACGCGGGAACCAACTACTACTGCCAGCAGCATCACTGCCTGCCGGAG AACTTCAAAACATCCAAAATATCCATCTGGACCATCACCGAGGacattccggtggccggcaatGCGCTGCCGATGAGCTCGCACTTCTTCGACAGTGCGGTGCTGAACTACTTGTCGTTGGACAGAAATAACGTTCCGCTCACCGGGTCGTGGGGACTCCAGAAGGAACAGCTTCCGAAGGACGACCAGTGGGTTGATCGGGATTATCTCGACTTAACTGACGACTTTCGGGCAGATCGCCGAAACCAATCGCAGCAGGAACCAACGTGA
- the LOC128273548 gene encoding uncharacterized protein LOC128273548, which produces MTYDDYESIEDYLSNEVYGTTYGFAEEDRARPDPGTPPEAGLTHQLTLFYAYNVIVVAIGIISNAVLIKGILSSRAGGAFYFLLQIAIVDVVTLLVSNWELHYRSGRSWTLPATHCTLFGGLESFTSVAIVYFIVALNFHSIATYNLAVDIAMVTPEPESVAESLADENSYEVAMADTVSQKRSLTIDYRYRKTRISALLPILLVWFIAVSESLPVFLFSDVVAGTAAVGGEPETWSCTVLMHTGSNHVNLLVIGTRIIIPTVALALTSVLLVVKFYNGKNFPQPDEFDENVAFALKVSMFQSGSFVVFGLQRLYGSLLLEILSEPHIVPRYPLFNSTVGLVLTVSYYLGSLIRPLAMIVMCKQKHNHVEIVFLCRKGAPDNTMSLQ; this is translated from the exons ATGACGTACGATGATTACGAGTCGATCGAGGACTATCTCAGCAACGAGGTGTACGGGACGACGTACGGATTTGCGGAGGAAGACCGAGCGCGTCCGGACCCCGgaacgccaccggaagctggccTGACCCACCAGCTGACACTCTTCTACGCCTACAACGTGATCGTCGTGGCGATCGGGATAATCTCAAACGCGGTGCTGATCAAGGGAATTCTGAGCAGCAGAGCGGGTG GGGCCTTCTACTTTCTGCTGCAGATCGCGATCGTGGACGTCGTGACGCTTCTGGTCAGCAACTGGGAGCTACACTACCGCtccgggcgcagctggacccTACCGGCGACCCATTGCACACTGTTTGGTGGCCTCGAATCGTTCACGAGCGTAGCGATCGTGTACTTTATCGTGGCACTTAATTTTCACTCGATCGCCACCTACAACCTGGCGGTCGACATAGCCATGGtgacgccggaaccggaaagcgtGGCCGAATCGCTGGCGGACGAGAACAGCTACGAGGTGGCGATGGCAGATACCGTGTCGCAGAAGCGATCGCTCACGATCGACTACCGGTACCGGAAGACGCGTATCTCGGCACTGCTTCCGATTCTGCTCGTGTGGTTCATAGCCGTGTCGGAGTCGCTGCCCGTGTTTCTGTTCTCGGACGTAGTGGCTGGCACCGCGGCCGTGGGTGGCGAACCGGAAACGTGGAGCTGCACCGTTCTGATGCACACCGGCAGCAACCACGTGAACCTGTTGGTGATCGGTACCCGGATTATCATTCCCACCGTGGCGCTGGCCTTGACGAGCGTCCTGCTGGTGGTCAAGTTCTACAACGGCAAGAACTTCCCGCAGCCGGACGAGTTCGACGAGAACGTGGCGTTCGCCCTGAAGGTGTCCATGTTTCAGTCGGGCTCATTTGTGGTTTTCGGTCTCCAGCGACTCTAcggatcgctgctgctggagataCTGTCCGAACCGCACATTGTGCCTCGCTACCCACTGTTCAACTCGACGGTTGGGCTCGTGCTGACCGTGAGCTACTATTTGGGGTCCTTAATACGACCACTGGCCATGATCGTGATGTGCAAGCAGAAGCATAATCACGTCGAGATCGTCTTTCTCTGTCGGAAAGGGGCGCCCGATAATACGATGTCCTTGCAGTGA